One stretch of Deltaproteobacteria bacterium DNA includes these proteins:
- a CDS encoding c-type cytochrome, translated as MRKRRPFILIFSLFILMACGNRESGSAGGDRGKMVYEAHCASCHGSKGDGNGPVAPYLWPKPRDFTKGIFKYRASPGPSPSDVELMETMKKGIPGASMPGWDMLASTDWRVILATVKNFLPASAKGPPAPYVEIPDVVKATPESIEEGKKLYVSAGCGSCHGAEGHGDGPASQSLRDAWGQPITPRDLTRGPLRWGNTERDIYRTLLMGIPGTPMPAHEGTFTPPQIWSLVHYIKSIQKMPADYDPSDPKRYLIDVERIDGEISHDYKDAAWQKAKGIPVFLKPLWSAPNQTEWLTVKALSNGRDTAFYISWEDDRSDVQAGRSDGVAVQIPAKEISDPSELPYLGMGHAGNPVEIWKWEPEGIKIFSASGINTIKPSGSTEKVDKVVAKGIHENGRWHVIVKSSSLKKSGYLSLALWDADIVTHAGPEAFSEWMEYNLNER; from the coding sequence ATGCGCAAAAGACGACCGTTCATCCTGATTTTCTCTCTTTTCATTCTCATGGCCTGCGGAAATCGTGAATCCGGTTCGGCCGGCGGGGATCGCGGAAAAATGGTCTACGAGGCGCACTGCGCCTCCTGCCACGGTTCAAAAGGGGACGGCAACGGCCCAGTGGCCCCCTATCTCTGGCCGAAGCCGCGCGATTTTACCAAAGGAATCTTCAAATATCGTGCGTCGCCCGGCCCCTCCCCCTCGGATGTCGAATTGATGGAGACAATGAAAAAAGGGATCCCCGGCGCCTCCATGCCCGGCTGGGACATGCTGGCCTCCACCGACTGGCGGGTAATTCTGGCCACTGTGAAAAATTTTCTCCCCGCCTCCGCAAAGGGCCCCCCTGCCCCTTATGTGGAAATACCGGATGTCGTGAAGGCGACGCCGGAATCGATTGAAGAAGGGAAAAAATTGTATGTCTCGGCGGGTTGCGGTTCCTGTCACGGCGCCGAAGGGCATGGCGACGGCCCCGCCTCGCAAAGCTTGAGGGATGCCTGGGGACAGCCGATCACGCCGCGCGATCTGACCCGCGGGCCGCTCCGGTGGGGCAACACCGAAAGGGATATCTACCGAACCCTGCTGATGGGAATCCCCGGCACCCCCATGCCGGCCCATGAGGGAACTTTTACGCCCCCCCAAATCTGGTCGCTGGTTCACTACATCAAGTCGATTCAAAAAATGCCTGCTGACTACGATCCATCCGATCCAAAAAGATACCTGATCGATGTGGAGCGGATCGACGGCGAGATTTCTCACGACTATAAAGATGCGGCGTGGCAGAAGGCAAAAGGGATTCCCGTTTTTCTCAAACCGCTCTGGAGCGCGCCGAATCAGACGGAATGGTTGACAGTGAAGGCCCTTTCCAACGGAAGGGATACCGCCTTTTACATCAGTTGGGAGGATGACCGGTCCGACGTACAGGCAGGGAGAAGCGACGGCGTTGCGGTGCAGATCCCGGCCAAAGAAATTTCCGATCCTTCCGAACTCCCTTATCTGGGGATGGGACATGCCGGCAATCCGGTTGAAATCTGGAAGTGGGAACCGGAAGGGATAAAAATATTCAGCGCAAGCGGAATCAATACGATCAAACCGTCGGGGTCAACAGAAAAGGTGGACAAGGTGGTTGCAAAGGGGATCCATGAGAACGGCCGGTGGCATGTGATCGTCAAAAGCTCCTCGTTGAAAAAAAGCGGCTATCTCTCACTCGCCCTGTGGGACGCCGATATTGTGACTCATGCCGGGCCTGAAGCGTTTTCGGAGTGGATGGAGTATAACCTCAATGAACGATAA